A single region of the Streptomyces caelestis genome encodes:
- the aztA gene encoding zinc ABC transporter ATP-binding protein AztA: MKIMFKTSSSFPQAAGRTPRVRLTGLCAGYPGRPVLQQLDLEIPALAATALVGPNGSGKSTLLGVLAGVIPPTSGELHHAGGRPPAFVPQRGALGDALPLTVRQTVEMGRWGERGPWRRLTRQDHATVDTAMERLGIAGLATRQLGELSGGQRQRTLIAQGLAQESDLLLLDEPTTGLDPEARERIGVLLTELAADGVTVVQATHDLEAARSADACLLLRDGHLAGQGRPEQVLTTSTLARIWQPA; this comes from the coding sequence ATGAAAATCATGTTCAAAACATCCTCCTCTTTTCCTCAAGCCGCGGGCAGAACGCCCCGCGTCCGCCTCACCGGGCTCTGCGCCGGTTACCCGGGCCGTCCCGTCCTGCAACAACTTGACCTGGAGATACCGGCGTTGGCCGCCACCGCGCTCGTCGGTCCGAACGGGAGCGGGAAGTCCACGCTGCTCGGAGTCCTGGCCGGAGTGATCCCACCCACATCAGGCGAGCTCCACCACGCCGGCGGCCGGCCACCGGCGTTCGTCCCGCAGCGCGGCGCCCTCGGGGACGCACTGCCGCTGACGGTCAGGCAGACGGTGGAGATGGGGCGCTGGGGCGAACGCGGACCGTGGCGACGGCTGACCCGGCAGGACCACGCCACCGTGGACACGGCCATGGAGCGCCTGGGCATCGCCGGCCTCGCCACCCGGCAACTCGGGGAGCTGTCCGGCGGGCAGAGGCAGCGCACCCTGATCGCCCAAGGGCTCGCCCAGGAGTCGGATCTGCTGCTGCTGGACGAACCGACCACGGGACTCGACCCCGAGGCACGGGAGCGGATCGGGGTGCTGCTGACGGAGCTGGCCGCCGACGGGGTGACCGTCGTCCAGGCCACGCACGACCTGGAGGCCGCACGCTCGGCGGATGCCTGCCTCCTGCTCCGCGACGGTCACCTGGCAGGACAGGGGCGCCCCGAGCAGGTGCTCACCACCTCGACGCTCGCCCGGATCTGGCAACCGGCGTGA
- the aztB gene encoding zinc ABC transporter permease AztB gives MEWLTGPFEVTFVQRALWGGMLVSVICALAGTWVVLRGMAFLGDAMSHGLLPGVALAALLGGNLLVGALLSAVVMTAGVTVLGRTPRLSQDTGIGLLFVGMLSLGVIIVSRSQSFAVDLTGFLFGDVLAVREQDLVLLGVALLLALVVSVLGHRAFLALAFDPRKARTLGLRPRLAHAVLLGLLALAIVASFHIVGTLLVLGLLIAPPAAALPWARSVRGVMALAALLGITATFCGLLLSWHLSTAAGATVSALAVSLFFLSHLASGLRHHRRARLVGVHAAATD, from the coding sequence ATGGAGTGGTTGACAGGTCCCTTCGAGGTGACCTTTGTGCAACGGGCCCTGTGGGGCGGGATGCTGGTGTCGGTGATCTGCGCCCTGGCCGGCACCTGGGTGGTGCTCAGGGGGATGGCGTTCCTGGGCGACGCCATGTCCCACGGGCTGTTGCCCGGAGTCGCGCTCGCCGCGCTGCTCGGTGGCAACCTGCTGGTCGGAGCGCTGCTGAGCGCGGTCGTCATGACCGCCGGTGTCACCGTCCTCGGCCGCACTCCGAGGCTGTCCCAGGACACCGGCATCGGCCTGCTCTTCGTGGGGATGCTGTCCCTCGGTGTCATCATCGTGTCGCGCTCGCAGTCCTTCGCGGTCGACCTGACCGGGTTCCTCTTCGGTGACGTCCTCGCCGTCCGTGAGCAGGACCTGGTGTTGCTGGGCGTGGCGCTGCTGCTGGCCCTGGTCGTCTCCGTTCTCGGCCATCGGGCCTTCCTCGCCCTGGCCTTCGACCCGCGCAAGGCCCGCACGCTCGGCCTGCGTCCCCGCCTCGCCCACGCCGTGCTGCTCGGCCTGCTCGCGCTGGCCATCGTCGCCTCCTTCCACATCGTCGGGACACTGCTGGTCCTGGGCCTGCTCATCGCCCCGCCGGCGGCCGCGCTGCCCTGGGCGCGCAGTGTGCGAGGTGTCATGGCCCTCGCGGCGCTGCTCGGCATCACCGCCACCTTCTGCGGCCTGCTGTTGTCCTGGCACCTGAGCACCGCGGCCGGGGCGACCGTCTCGGCCCTCGCGGTGAGCCTGTTCTTCCTCTCCCACCTGGCATCCGGTCTCCGCCACCACCGCCGTGCGCGCCTCGTCGGCGTTCACGCCGCGGCAACCGACTGA
- the aztC gene encoding zinc ABC transporter substrate-binding protein AztC, whose amino-acid sequence MTTRTRGARRLRALLPALLTLVLAGAATACTSGDDQPRVVVTTNILGDITREIVGDEAGVTVLMKPNADPHSFGLSAVQAAELERADLVVFNGLGLEENVLRHVEAARESGVATFEAGKAVDPLTFQAQDDGGPAEEAGQPDPHFWTDPDRVRKAVGLIADQVVEHVHGVDEKAVRANADRYEGQLADLTTWMEKSFGRIPEQRRALVTNHHVFGYLAERFRFRVVGAVIPSGTTLASPSSSDLRSLTEAMRKAGVRTVFADSSQPKRLAEVLRTEMGSRTSVVELYSESLTEKGKGAGTYLQMMRANTTAMTDGLTGA is encoded by the coding sequence ATGACGACAAGGACGCGAGGAGCGCGGCGGCTGCGCGCCCTGCTGCCGGCCCTGCTCACCCTCGTCCTGGCCGGTGCGGCGACCGCCTGCACGAGCGGCGACGACCAGCCCCGGGTCGTGGTGACGACCAACATCCTGGGCGACATCACCCGGGAGATCGTCGGCGACGAGGCCGGCGTCACCGTGCTGATGAAGCCGAACGCCGACCCGCACTCCTTCGGCCTGTCGGCCGTGCAGGCCGCCGAACTGGAGCGCGCGGACCTCGTGGTGTTCAACGGGCTGGGCCTGGAGGAGAACGTCCTGCGGCACGTGGAGGCGGCCCGCGAGTCGGGGGTGGCCACCTTCGAGGCCGGCAAGGCGGTGGACCCCCTCACCTTCCAGGCGCAGGACGACGGGGGACCCGCGGAGGAGGCCGGGCAGCCCGATCCGCACTTCTGGACCGACCCCGACCGTGTGCGCAAGGCCGTCGGCCTGATCGCCGACCAGGTGGTCGAGCACGTGCACGGCGTCGACGAGAAGGCCGTCCGCGCCAACGCCGACCGCTACGAGGGCCAACTCGCCGACCTCACCACCTGGATGGAGAAGTCCTTCGGCCGCATCCCCGAACAGCGGCGCGCGTTGGTGACCAACCACCACGTCTTCGGTTACCTAGCCGAACGCTTCCGCTTCCGGGTGGTCGGCGCGGTGATCCCGAGCGGTACGACGCTGGCCTCGCCCAGCTCCTCCGACCTGCGCTCGCTCACCGAGGCCATGCGCAAGGCAGGCGTACGCACGGTCTTCGCCGACTCCTCCCAGCCCAAGCGGCTGGCCGAGGTCCTGCGCACGGAGATGGGCAGCCGGACGAGTGTCGTCGAGCTCTACTCCGAATCCCTGACCGAGAAGGGCAAGGGCGCCGGCACCTACCTGCAGATGATGCGCGCCAACACCACCGCCATGACCGACGGCCTGACCGGCGCCTGA
- the aztD gene encoding zinc metallochaperone AztD: MNKSIHNRAFTGTALALAASAVLTACGGEDSSSTDTKAENAPGTKAVAVKDPLVATFDGGLYVLDGESLKLADTIELPGFNRLNPAGDDDHVIVSTDSGFRVLNAARQAFTGVEYKGAKPGHVVRHAGKTVLFTDGTGEVNVFDPEDLAGGKKPQGRSYTSAEPHHGVAIELNNGELLTTLGTEEKRTGALVLDENNKEIKRNENCPGVHGEAAAKGEAVGIGCEDGILIYKDGTFTKVDAPDDYGRIGNQSGSDASPILLGDYKTDPEAELERPTRISLIDTETAKLRLVDLGTSYSFRSLGRGPQGEALLLGTNGTLHVIDPETGNVEKKIPVVDEWQEPLDWQQPRPTLFVRDHTAYVSEPGKRKLHAIDIDTGKKVTSVTLPKSTNELSGVVAGH, encoded by the coding sequence GTGAACAAGTCGATACACAACAGAGCCTTCACGGGCACGGCCCTCGCCCTGGCGGCCTCCGCGGTCCTGACCGCCTGTGGAGGAGAGGACAGCTCCTCCACCGATACGAAGGCCGAGAACGCCCCGGGCACCAAGGCCGTTGCGGTCAAGGACCCGCTGGTCGCCACGTTCGACGGCGGGCTGTACGTCCTGGACGGCGAGAGCCTGAAGCTGGCCGACACGATCGAACTGCCGGGCTTCAACCGCCTCAACCCCGCCGGCGACGACGACCACGTCATCGTCTCCACCGACTCCGGTTTCCGCGTCCTGAACGCCGCCCGACAGGCCTTCACCGGCGTCGAGTACAAGGGCGCCAAGCCCGGCCACGTCGTACGGCACGCCGGCAAGACGGTCCTGTTCACCGATGGCACCGGCGAGGTCAACGTCTTCGACCCCGAAGACCTCGCGGGCGGCAAGAAGCCGCAAGGCCGCAGCTACACCTCCGCCGAGCCGCACCACGGCGTCGCCATCGAACTGAACAACGGCGAACTCCTCACCACCCTCGGCACCGAGGAGAAGCGCACCGGCGCCCTCGTCCTGGACGAGAACAACAAGGAGATCAAGCGCAACGAGAACTGCCCCGGCGTCCACGGCGAGGCCGCGGCCAAGGGCGAGGCCGTCGGCATCGGCTGCGAGGACGGCATCCTGATCTACAAGGACGGCACGTTCACGAAGGTCGACGCCCCCGACGACTACGGCCGCATCGGCAACCAGAGCGGCAGCGACGCGTCGCCCATCCTCCTGGGCGACTACAAGACCGACCCGGAGGCCGAACTGGAGCGGCCGACCCGCATCTCCCTCATCGACACAGAAACCGCGAAACTGCGGCTGGTCGACCTGGGCACCAGCTACTCCTTCCGTTCGCTCGGCCGCGGACCCCAGGGCGAAGCGCTCCTCCTGGGCACGAACGGCACCCTCCACGTCATCGACCCGGAAACGGGCAACGTGGAGAAGAAGATCCCCGTCGTGGACGAGTGGCAGGAGCCGCTGGACTGGCAGCAGCCCCGGCCCACCCTCTTCGTCCGCGACCACACCGCGTACGTCTCCGAGCCCGGCAAGCGCAAGCTGCACGCCATCGACATCGACACGGGCAAGAAGGTCACCTCCGTGACCCTGCCGAAGAGCACGAACGAACTGTCCGGTGTCGTCGCCGGCCACTGA
- a CDS encoding SpoIIE family protein phosphatase/ATP-binding protein produces the protein MASRLGRLSVSRFRLGSGPRSTALPRVRSVAGQVFLLQLAIMVLFAAAAGVALVFQARNASLQEARQLAFGVAQAFAHAPGTLEAMKSDNPRVLMQPRAEEAREESGVDYVVAFDPNGFRWTHPDPALIGKHIFALREGSAADRPFTQTFEGSLGLSVDSTVPVHDTGGKAIAGFVSAGVTVDSVDEVVRGQLPQLLGFAGGALVVSAAGTALVSRRLRRQTHGLDPSEMTRMYEHHDAVLHAVREGVLIIGGDGRLLLANDEARRLLDLPADAEERRVTDLGLESGTARLLGSGRVATDEVHLAGDRLLAVNMRPVDPDGGPAGSVVTLRDTTELRALAGRAEVARERLRLLYEAGVRIGTTLDVRSTAQELTEVAVPRFADAATVDLLEPVLGSEEPTMPGSEMRRAAVHGVAGARALHPMGELIRFVPASPMAVGVVRGHAVLEADLAASGDWTAAQGPDRAQQVLDHGFHSLITVPLQARGVVLGMASFWRSQNPPFEEEDLAFAEELAARAAVAIDNARRYTREHTLAETLQRSLLPGSLPDHSAVDVAHRYLPALDGVGGDWFDVIPLPGARVALVVGDVVGHGLHAAATMGQLRAAVHTFSALDLSPDELLGHLDELVARIDGDESADRDDKGVTGATCLYAVYDPSSGQCSLARSGHPEPALVHPDGTVEYLRVPGAPPLGLGGGEPFETAEVTLPEGSRLVLYTDGLIEDRERGIDIGLEALRDALARPDRTPEETCRDVFDTLLPARTGDDIALLVARTHLLDPSRVAEWHVPGDPAAVAGIRADVTRRLGVWGLDEMAFTTELVISELVTNAIRYGTEPIRLRMLHDRDSLICEVTDGSSTSPHLRRAATTDEGGRGLFLVAQFSQRWGTRYMARGKVIWTEQSLHGPVSDADGATADALLDQWDEAWPP, from the coding sequence ACAACCCCCGTGTGCTGATGCAGCCGCGCGCGGAGGAAGCCCGTGAGGAGTCCGGGGTCGACTACGTGGTCGCGTTCGATCCGAACGGCTTCCGCTGGACCCATCCGGACCCGGCACTGATCGGGAAGCACATCTTCGCGCTTCGCGAGGGCTCTGCGGCCGACAGACCCTTCACCCAGACCTTCGAGGGCAGTCTCGGCCTGTCCGTGGACTCGACGGTCCCCGTCCACGACACCGGTGGGAAGGCCATCGCCGGCTTTGTGTCGGCCGGCGTCACGGTCGACAGCGTGGACGAGGTGGTGCGGGGACAGCTGCCTCAGCTGCTCGGTTTCGCCGGGGGCGCGCTGGTGGTCTCGGCGGCTGGGACGGCGCTGGTCTCCCGGCGGTTGCGGCGGCAGACCCACGGCCTGGACCCGTCCGAGATGACCCGCATGTACGAGCATCACGACGCGGTGCTGCACGCGGTGCGGGAAGGGGTGCTGATCATCGGAGGTGACGGGCGGCTCCTGCTGGCCAACGACGAGGCGCGGCGGCTGCTGGACCTGCCCGCGGACGCCGAGGAACGCCGTGTCACCGACCTGGGCCTGGAGTCGGGCACCGCCCGGCTGCTGGGATCGGGCCGGGTGGCCACCGACGAGGTGCACCTGGCCGGCGACCGGCTGCTGGCGGTCAACATGCGGCCGGTCGACCCCGACGGTGGCCCGGCGGGCAGCGTGGTCACACTGCGCGACACGACGGAGCTGCGGGCCTTGGCGGGCCGGGCGGAGGTGGCCCGGGAGCGGCTGCGGCTGCTGTACGAGGCCGGGGTGCGGATCGGCACCACGCTGGATGTGAGGAGCACCGCGCAGGAGCTGACCGAGGTGGCGGTCCCCCGGTTCGCCGACGCCGCCACCGTCGACCTGCTGGAGCCGGTCCTCGGAAGCGAGGAGCCGACCATGCCCGGCTCCGAGATGCGCCGCGCGGCGGTGCACGGCGTCGCGGGTGCCCGGGCCCTTCACCCCATGGGGGAGCTGATCCGCTTTGTCCCCGCCTCCCCCATGGCCGTCGGTGTCGTGCGCGGTCATGCCGTCCTGGAGGCCGACCTGGCCGCTTCCGGAGACTGGACGGCCGCCCAGGGCCCCGACCGCGCCCAGCAGGTGCTGGACCACGGCTTCCACTCCCTGATCACCGTGCCACTGCAGGCTCGCGGCGTCGTGCTGGGCATGGCGAGCTTCTGGCGCTCACAGAACCCTCCCTTCGAGGAGGAGGATCTGGCCTTCGCCGAGGAACTGGCCGCCCGGGCCGCGGTGGCCATCGACAACGCCCGCCGCTACACCCGCGAGCACACCCTGGCCGAGACACTCCAGCGCAGTCTGCTGCCCGGCTCCCTGCCCGACCACTCAGCCGTGGACGTCGCCCACCGCTACCTGCCCGCTCTGGACGGAGTCGGCGGCGACTGGTTCGACGTCATCCCCCTGCCCGGCGCCCGGGTCGCACTGGTGGTCGGCGACGTGGTCGGGCACGGCCTCCACGCCGCGGCCACCATGGGCCAGCTGCGCGCGGCGGTGCACACCTTCTCCGCCCTGGACCTGTCCCCGGACGAGCTCCTCGGCCACCTGGACGAGTTGGTCGCCCGGATCGACGGCGACGAGAGCGCCGATCGGGACGACAAGGGCGTCACAGGAGCCACCTGCCTCTACGCGGTCTACGACCCGTCCTCCGGGCAGTGCTCGCTGGCCCGCTCCGGGCATCCGGAGCCGGCCCTGGTGCACCCCGACGGCACTGTGGAGTACCTGCGGGTGCCGGGCGCCCCGCCGCTCGGACTGGGCGGCGGGGAGCCCTTCGAAACCGCCGAAGTCACCCTGCCCGAGGGGTCCCGGCTGGTCCTGTACACCGACGGCCTGATCGAGGACCGGGAACGCGGCATCGACATCGGCCTGGAAGCGCTGCGCGATGCCCTGGCGCGCCCGGACCGGACCCCGGAGGAGACCTGCCGGGACGTCTTCGACACCCTGCTTCCGGCTCGCACGGGTGACGACATCGCCCTGCTCGTCGCCCGTACCCACCTGCTGGATCCCTCCCGGGTCGCCGAATGGCACGTGCCGGGCGATCCCGCGGCCGTCGCCGGGATCCGGGCGGACGTCACCCGTCGGCTCGGAGTCTGGGGGCTGGACGAGATGGCCTTCACCACCGAGTTGGTGATCAGCGAGCTGGTCACCAACGCCATCCGCTACGGCACCGAGCCGATCCGGCTGCGGATGCTGCACGACCGCGACAGCCTGATCTGCGAGGTCACCGACGGCAGCAGCACCTCGCCGCACCTGCGTCGGGCGGCGACCACCGACGAGGGCGGACGAGGGCTGTTCCTCGTCGCCCAGTTCTCCCAGCGGTGGGGCACCCGCTACATGGCGCGCGGCAAGGTGATCTGGACGGAGCAGTCGCTCCACGGCCCGGTGTCCGACGCCGACGGAGCCACGGCCGACGCCCTGCTGGACCAGTGGGACGAGGCCTGGCCGCCGTGA